The following proteins come from a genomic window of Phacochoerus africanus isolate WHEZ1 chromosome 9, ROS_Pafr_v1, whole genome shotgun sequence:
- the XRCC3 gene encoding DNA repair protein XRCC3: MDLDQLDLNPRIVAAVKKAKLKSAREALRFSGPDLQRLTGLSGPDVQHLLRAVSSHLRGGSVSTALQLYRQEEEFPEQHQRLSLGCPVLDGLLRGGLPLDGVTELAGRSSAGKTQLALQLCLAVQLPRRHGGLGAGAVYVCTEGAFPSRRLQQLVAQQQLLRPDVPGDVLGKIKFGDQIFVEHVADVDTLLDCVSRKVPVLLSRGMARLLVIDSVAAPFRCEFAGADSARRARRLQALGAELRRLSCAFRSPVLCINQVTEAVDAHEAAGAGGERVSPALGITWSSQLLMRLLMDRRRPEEAAPAPPSRTLRLVFAPHLPPWSCCYTVTTEGVRGTPGSESCWTTRQVGVSGHTGLPT, from the exons ATGGACTTGGACCAACTGGACCTAAATCCCAGAATCGTCGCCGCGGTGAAGAAAG CCAAGCTGAAGTCAGCGCGGGAGGCGCTGCGGTTCTCGGGGCCAGACCTGCAGAGACTGACCGGCCTCTCGGGCCCCGACGTGCAGCACCTGCTGAGAGCCGTGTCCTCACACCTGCGGGGAGGCAGCGTCTCCACAG CGCTCCAGCTGTACCggcaggaggaggagttccccgAGCAGCACCAGCGCCTGAGCCTGGGCTGCCCGGTGCTGGACGGGCTCCTCCGCGGCGGGCTGCCCCTGGACGGCGTCACCGAGCTGGCCGGCCGCAGCTCCGCGGGGAAGACCCAGCTGGCCCTGCAGCTCTGCCTGGCAGTGCAGCTCCCGCGGCGGCACGGGGGCCTGGGCGCCG GGGCCGTGTACGTGTGCACGGAGGGCGCCTTCCCCAGCCGGCGTCTGCAGCAGCTCGTGGCGCAGCAGCAGCTCCTGCGGCCGGATGTGCCGGGGGACGTGCTTGGGAAGATCAAGTTCGGCGACCAGATCTTCGTGGAGCACGTGGCCGACGTG GACACCCTGCTGGACTGCGTGAGTCGGAAAGTGCCTGTGCTGCTGTCGCGGGGCATGGCCCGCCTGCTGGTCATCGACTCGGTGGCAGCCCCGTTCCGCTGTGAGTTTGCCGGCGCAGACTCGGCCCGCAGGGCCAGGCGTCTGCAGGCGCTGGGAGCCGAGCTGCGGCGGCTGAGCTGCGCCTTCCGGAGCCCCGTGCTCTGCATCAACCAG GTGACAGAGGCCGTGGATGCGCACGAGGCAGCAGG GGCCGGGGGGGAGCGGGTGTCACCAGCCCTCGGAATAACCTGGTCCAGCCAGCTCCTGATGAGGCTGCTGATGGATCGGCGCCGCCCGGAGGAGGccgcccctgccccacccagccGCACCCTGAGGCTGGTCTTCGCCCCGCACCTGCCGCCCTGGTCCTGCTGCTACACAGTCACCACCGAGGGCGTGCGAGGCACGCCTGGGAGCGAGTCCTGCTGGACGACTCGCCAGGTTGGGGTCTCGGGGCACACGGGCCTCCCCACCTGA